A region from the Pyrinomonadaceae bacterium genome encodes:
- a CDS encoding SIMPL domain-containing protein (The SIMPL domain is named for its presence in mouse protein SIMPL (signalling molecule that associates with mouse pelle-like kinase). Bacterial member BP26, from Brucella, was shown to assemble into a channel-like structure, while YggE from E. coli has been associated with resistance to oxidative stress.), whose protein sequence is MKRLLLLSLIFCACAVQALAQNNIEPPLITVTGQAEVRVPPDEVLFTLAVENVDKDMLVANNKTDESVKQILAIARKYGVKPEDVQTSQISVQPKYNTDDMEYEARRGVKRVLIGYQVSKTVAVRLRDITRFDEMLADILKAGITRLSNLEFRDSQIRKHRDEARRMAIRAAQEKARLLAGEIGQSIGAAYSITETSRDVVPRAAMQNVSTEADAAAESESALAPGTLSVTAQVTVRFRLQ, encoded by the coding sequence ATGAAGCGATTACTGCTCTTATCTCTCATTTTCTGTGCCTGTGCGGTGCAGGCGTTGGCCCAGAACAACATCGAACCGCCATTAATTACCGTCACCGGTCAGGCTGAAGTACGCGTGCCTCCCGATGAGGTGCTCTTCACGCTCGCCGTCGAGAATGTCGATAAAGACATGCTGGTCGCGAACAATAAAACCGATGAGAGCGTGAAGCAGATCCTGGCGATTGCCCGCAAGTACGGCGTCAAGCCTGAGGACGTGCAGACCAGTCAAATCAGTGTCCAGCCGAAGTACAACACCGACGACATGGAATACGAGGCACGGCGCGGCGTAAAGCGCGTGCTCATCGGCTACCAGGTCTCGAAAACTGTGGCAGTCAGACTGCGTGACATCACACGGTTTGATGAAATGCTCGCGGACATCCTGAAAGCCGGCATTACGCGCTTAAGCAACCTCGAGTTCCGTGATTCGCAGATCCGGAAACATCGTGACGAAGCGCGAAGAATGGCCATTCGGGCGGCGCAGGAGAAGGCCCGACTTTTAGCCGGGGAGATTGGTCAATCGATTGGGGCGGCGTATTCGATTACCGAAACCAGCCGTGATGTCGTGCCCCGAGCCGCAATGCAAAACGTCTCGACCGAAGCTGATGCGGCGGCTGAGAGCGAATCCGCGCTTGCTCCGGGAACACTGTCGGTCACTGCGCAGGTCACCGTCCGATTCCGTCTTCAATAA
- the preA gene encoding NAD-dependent dihydropyrimidine dehydrogenase subunit PreA codes for MDLSITVNGIKFPNPFLLGSGPPGTNARVLAKAYDAGWGGAVAKTVSLESSKVVNVVPRYGKLRSRTNGEVIGFQNIELISDRPIDVWLEEFRQVKKDYPNNILIASIMEEHAKERWQELTKKVQDTGVDAFELNFSCPHGMTERKMGSEMGEHPDLTEEVTNWVKEVSTIPVWAKMTPNITNIREPALAAVRGGADGISAINTILSVIGVNLDTLRPMPTVEGYTVPGGYSAQAVKPIALRMVSQLALGLPKETSISGIGGVETAHDAIEFMLLGSSTVQICTGVMLQGVKMVDELQAGLAKFMTDKGFNSVEEIVGKSLPYFSTHMELVARMKEAKRHKAGEASRDNEWAQKDITEKTAELTSN; via the coding sequence ATGGACCTTTCAATTACCGTCAACGGAATCAAATTCCCCAATCCCTTTCTTTTAGGTTCTGGCCCGCCGGGAACCAACGCGCGCGTACTCGCAAAGGCTTACGACGCCGGCTGGGGCGGCGCCGTGGCGAAGACTGTCAGCCTCGAGTCCAGCAAAGTCGTCAACGTAGTGCCACGCTACGGCAAACTTCGCTCGCGCACCAACGGCGAAGTGATTGGGTTTCAAAACATCGAACTGATCTCTGATCGTCCGATCGATGTCTGGCTGGAAGAGTTCCGGCAAGTAAAGAAGGATTATCCGAACAACATCCTGATCGCCTCGATCATGGAGGAGCACGCCAAAGAGCGTTGGCAGGAACTGACAAAGAAGGTCCAGGACACGGGTGTCGACGCTTTCGAGCTCAACTTCTCATGTCCGCACGGCATGACTGAGCGCAAGATGGGTTCTGAGATGGGTGAGCATCCTGATCTCACGGAAGAAGTCACGAATTGGGTAAAGGAAGTCTCCACGATCCCGGTCTGGGCAAAGATGACCCCGAACATTACCAACATCCGCGAACCCGCGCTGGCGGCAGTGCGCGGCGGCGCCGATGGAATCTCAGCCATCAACACGATTCTTTCCGTCATCGGCGTGAATCTCGACACGCTGCGGCCGATGCCCACGGTTGAGGGCTACACCGTTCCCGGCGGTTACTCGGCGCAAGCGGTAAAGCCGATCGCGCTGCGGATGGTTAGCCAACTCGCATTGGGTTTGCCTAAAGAAACTTCAATTAGTGGCATTGGCGGTGTGGAAACAGCTCACGACGCGATCGAGTTCATGCTGCTCGGGTCGTCGACGGTACAGATTTGTACCGGCGTCATGCTTCAGGGCGTAAAGATGGTCGATGAGCTTCAGGCGGGCCTGGCGAAATTCATGACCGACAAAGGCTTCAACTCAGTCGAGGAGATTGTCGGCAAAAGCCTGCCGTACTTCTCAACGCACATGGAGCTGGTCGCGCGCATGAAGGAAGCCAAGCGCCATAAAGCCGGTGAGGCCTCGCGCGATAACGAGTGGGCGCAGAAAGATATCACCGAAAAGACCGCTGAACTCACTTCGAATTGA
- a CDS encoding NCS1 family nucleobase:cation symporter-1, which translates to MTKHNETIQHPDGRVELKPEAFDEISRSPLFNHDLAPVKVADRNWTTYNYAALWISMAHCIPTYMLSSGLIAAGMNWWQALITILLGNVIVLIPILLNSHPGTKYGIPFPVFARAAYGTYGSNLPALMRAIVACGWFGINAWIGGEALHVFFSALVPNWHNLLGGEIGGHTSTEWLSFLLFWALNIYIIYRGMDLLRKVENWAAPFVLIMTALLLGWAVWKANGLGFVFHQPSKFAGWSDFRPVFFLKLTGMIGFWATLSLNMPDFTRFGQSQRQQAVGQIVALPTTMTVFAAMSIIITSAAMVIFSHLPADQLSQLWDPMKLAGQFSQFWVIAISMFTVVVATVAVNIAANVVSPANDFANAFPKWISFATGGLITGIIGILMQPWRLLENPARYIDGWLVGYSGGMAAIAAVLIVDYWLVRKKKLQLGDLYRKRGVYTYCGGWNWRAVLATLIGCAIAWIGLFVPRLRPMYDYAWFVGFGASALVYWALMTLMPPPQIVPQSEPA; encoded by the coding sequence GTGACGAAGCATAACGAAACAATTCAACACCCCGATGGTCGGGTCGAGCTGAAGCCCGAGGCCTTCGACGAAATCAGCCGGAGCCCGCTGTTCAATCACGACCTGGCGCCCGTCAAAGTTGCTGATCGCAACTGGACCACGTACAACTACGCGGCGCTGTGGATCAGTATGGCGCACTGCATCCCGACCTACATGCTTTCGTCCGGCTTGATTGCCGCCGGCATGAACTGGTGGCAGGCGCTAATCACTATCCTACTCGGCAACGTGATAGTGCTGATTCCGATCCTGTTGAATTCACACCCAGGCACAAAGTACGGAATTCCCTTCCCGGTCTTCGCGCGCGCTGCTTACGGAACGTATGGCTCAAACCTGCCGGCGCTGATGCGCGCGATTGTGGCCTGTGGCTGGTTCGGAATCAATGCATGGATTGGAGGCGAGGCCCTCCATGTTTTTTTTAGCGCGCTGGTGCCGAATTGGCATAACTTGCTGGGCGGGGAAATCGGGGGACACACGTCGACCGAGTGGCTTTCGTTCCTCCTGTTTTGGGCCTTAAATATTTACATAATTTATCGCGGTATGGACCTGCTCAGGAAAGTCGAGAACTGGGCAGCGCCTTTTGTGCTCATCATGACGGCGCTGCTTTTGGGCTGGGCGGTTTGGAAGGCGAATGGGCTGGGCTTTGTTTTTCATCAACCGAGCAAGTTCGCAGGTTGGAGTGATTTTCGACCGGTCTTTTTTCTGAAACTCACCGGAATGATCGGTTTCTGGGCCACCCTAAGCCTGAACATGCCGGACTTTACTCGATTCGGACAGAGTCAAAGGCAACAGGCGGTCGGTCAGATCGTCGCGCTGCCTACCACGATGACCGTGTTTGCGGCGATGAGCATAATTATTACGTCGGCCGCGATGGTCATCTTCAGCCACCTTCCGGCCGATCAGCTAAGCCAATTATGGGACCCGATGAAGCTGGCAGGTCAGTTCAGCCAGTTTTGGGTAATCGCCATTTCTATGTTCACCGTGGTGGTCGCAACCGTGGCGGTTAACATCGCGGCTAATGTTGTTTCCCCCGCCAATGATTTCGCGAATGCATTTCCGAAATGGATTTCGTTTGCCACCGGTGGACTCATTACCGGCATTATTGGAATCCTGATGCAGCCCTGGCGCCTGCTTGAAAATCCGGCGCGCTATATCGACGGTTGGCTGGTGGGCTATTCGGGAGGCATGGCCGCCATCGCCGCTGTCCTGATCGTCGACTATTGGCTGGTGCGGAAGAAGAAACTGCAGCTTGGCGACTTATATCGCAAGCGGGGTGTTTACACGTACTGCGGCGGTTGGAATTGGCGAGCAGTTCTGGCGACGTTGATTGGCTGTGCCATCGCCTGGATCGGACTGTTCGTCCCCAGACTGAGGCCGATGTACGACTACGCATGGTTCGTGGGCTTTGGCGCGTCAGCACTCGTTTACTGGGCACTGATGACGCTGATGCCGCCGCCCCAGATTGTGCCGCAAAGCGAACCGGCCTAA
- a CDS encoding nucleotidyltransferase family protein, which yields MIERKTDLFALLAEHQDELRRFGVRRWGLFGSFRSGKQTDRSDVDILVEFEHGKKSFDNFMQLAAFLEQQIGRRVELVTPESLSPHIGPHILREVEYASSSS from the coding sequence ATGATTGAACGAAAGACAGACTTGTTTGCCCTGCTGGCTGAACATCAAGATGAACTCAGGCGGTTTGGCGTAAGACGTTGGGGCTTATTTGGATCCTTCAGAAGCGGTAAGCAGACCGACAGGAGTGACGTCGATATTCTGGTTGAATTCGAACACGGGAAAAAGTCTTTCGACAACTTTATGCAGCTGGCAGCCTTTCTCGAGCAACAGATTGGGCGACGCGTGGAACTTGTGACACCTGAATCGTTAAGCCCCCACATTGGCCCGCATATTTTGCGCGAGGTGGAGTATGCCTCCAGTAGTAGCTGA
- a CDS encoding DUF86 domain-containing protein, which yields MPPVVAEFLEHIIDELNYLSKTAQGTDKKSFLHDGTLQRSFVRSIEIIGEATKQIPDSLRQKHPEIEWRVMAGMRDRLIHSYFGVDYEIVWDVATNKAGQLIPRFVEILAAERNQG from the coding sequence ATGCCTCCAGTAGTAGCTGAGTTCCTTGAGCACATCATTGATGAGCTGAACTATCTTTCCAAAACGGCTCAAGGAACAGACAAGAAATCGTTTCTACATGACGGCACATTACAACGCTCGTTCGTTCGCAGCATTGAAATCATAGGGGAGGCGACCAAGCAAATCCCAGATTCGCTTCGACAGAAACACCCTGAGATCGAATGGCGCGTAATGGCCGGGATGAGAGATCGACTGATTCATAGCTACTTCGGTGTAGATTATGAAATAGTTTGGGATGTCGCTACCAATAAGGCTGGTCAATTGATCCCGCGTTTTGTTGAGATTCTAGCGGCGGAACGAAACCAGGGATGA
- a CDS encoding prolyl oligopeptidase family serine peptidase has product MKFLKFRTAFLALAVAVVCLGFSTASRVLAQAPPPLIDRELFFGDPEISGAQISPDGKFIAFIKPLKGTRNIWVKRTEEPFDKAKPITADTQRPIPQYFWSRDGKYILFVQDKGGDENYLVYAVSPADAPAAGQEVPVARNLTDMKGVRAQIVGVPRTDPDALYVSINDRDKAWHDLYKVKISTGEKTLVRENKDRIVGWTFDLKDQLRLATRVADNGDTEVLRLDEKGFTKVYSCNVFESCGPVQYHKDGQRVYFTTNKGADIDLTRLTLFNPTTGKEEHVESDPMKRADLSDMSFSEVTDELIQTTYEDDRNRIYWKDKGYEADYKLVQSKLPGKEIGFGSATKDEQLFLLTAYSDTDPGARYLFDRRTKKLTLQYRSREKLDREHLAPMKTVRYKSSDGMEIPAYLTLPKGVPAKNLPVVINPHGGPWARDSWGYNTFAQFFANRGYAVLQPNFRGSTGYGKKFIDAGNKQWGDKMQDDITWGAKYLIAEGIADPKRIGIMGGSYGGYATLAGVTFTPDLYAAAVDYVGPSSLITLLESIPPYWEAFRQIFYKRMGDPSTAEGKAQLERQSPINHATKIKTPLLVVQGQNDPRVTKREADAIVIALRERNFPVEYINAPDEGHGFAKPVNNMAMIATTEKFLAKFLGGRFQEDVKPEVAARLKEITVDVKTVTLPKKVEATASAPKPSADLQPGSYSYKAVIELSGQSIPLTITTDIKDAGENWVVTEVIDTPQGQQKDVATIQKSTLALKHRSFTQGPVTIELDFTGNKITGTMNATGQPQPIAVDLEGPVFVNGAGSFDIIARLPLAAGYATTFRTFDVQKQKAGLKQLKVVGEESVTVPAGKFEAYKLEIVAADNDADKQTIWIAKDSRKVVKITATLVNLGGALLTSELNQ; this is encoded by the coding sequence ATGAAGTTCTTGAAGTTTCGCACCGCCTTTTTGGCGCTGGCCGTGGCCGTCGTTTGCCTCGGTTTTTCGACAGCATCCCGCGTTTTGGCGCAGGCGCCGCCACCGCTAATCGATCGCGAATTATTCTTCGGCGACCCCGAAATCTCGGGCGCGCAAATCTCACCCGACGGCAAGTTCATCGCCTTCATCAAACCGCTGAAAGGCACGCGCAACATCTGGGTCAAGCGCACCGAAGAGCCTTTCGATAAAGCGAAGCCGATTACGGCCGACACCCAGCGGCCAATTCCACAGTACTTTTGGAGCCGCGACGGCAAGTACATCCTCTTCGTCCAGGACAAAGGGGGCGACGAAAACTATCTCGTGTACGCCGTTAGTCCTGCTGACGCGCCGGCCGCGGGTCAGGAAGTTCCTGTCGCGCGAAACCTGACGGACATGAAGGGCGTGCGCGCTCAAATCGTGGGTGTGCCGCGCACTGATCCGGATGCGCTCTACGTGTCCATCAACGATCGAGATAAAGCCTGGCACGATCTCTACAAAGTGAAGATCTCGACTGGAGAGAAAACTCTGGTCCGGGAAAACAAGGATCGGATCGTGGGCTGGACGTTTGATCTCAAGGATCAGCTCCGGCTCGCCACGCGCGTGGCAGACAATGGCGACACTGAGGTGCTGCGGCTCGACGAAAAGGGCTTCACCAAGGTTTATTCGTGCAACGTGTTTGAGAGCTGCGGTCCTGTCCAGTATCACAAGGACGGGCAACGCGTGTATTTCACTACCAATAAAGGCGCGGACATCGATCTCACCCGATTGACGCTATTCAATCCCACGACGGGAAAAGAAGAGCATGTGGAATCGGATCCAATGAAGCGCGCGGACCTCAGCGATATGTCCTTTTCGGAAGTCACTGATGAACTGATCCAGACGACTTATGAAGACGACCGCAATCGAATTTACTGGAAAGACAAGGGCTACGAAGCCGACTACAAGCTGGTGCAGAGCAAACTGCCCGGCAAGGAAATCGGGTTCGGTTCAGCCACTAAAGACGAACAACTATTCCTGTTGACCGCTTACAGCGACACCGATCCAGGCGCACGATACCTGTTCGATCGACGGACGAAAAAGCTGACGCTGCAATATCGAAGTCGCGAAAAGCTGGACCGCGAACACCTCGCGCCAATGAAAACAGTCCGTTATAAGTCGTCCGATGGCATGGAAATTCCCGCGTATCTGACGCTGCCAAAAGGCGTCCCGGCGAAGAATTTGCCGGTGGTGATCAACCCGCACGGCGGGCCCTGGGCGCGTGATTCCTGGGGCTACAACACCTTTGCTCAGTTCTTCGCGAACCGCGGTTATGCCGTGTTGCAGCCTAACTTCCGCGGTTCGACCGGCTACGGAAAGAAGTTCATCGACGCCGGTAACAAACAGTGGGGCGACAAGATGCAGGACGACATCACCTGGGGCGCGAAATACCTGATTGCCGAAGGGATTGCCGATCCGAAACGTATCGGCATCATGGGTGGTTCTTATGGTGGCTATGCGACGCTCGCGGGGGTGACGTTCACGCCTGACCTGTACGCGGCGGCCGTTGATTACGTCGGCCCGTCAAGCCTGATTACTCTGCTCGAATCGATTCCGCCCTATTGGGAAGCCTTCCGGCAAATCTTCTACAAGCGCATGGGTGATCCTTCGACCGCGGAAGGCAAAGCGCAGCTCGAACGGCAGTCGCCGATTAACCACGCGACCAAGATCAAGACTCCGCTGCTCGTCGTCCAGGGCCAGAACGATCCGCGCGTGACGAAGCGTGAAGCGGATGCGATCGTAATTGCTCTTCGCGAGCGAAACTTCCCGGTCGAATACATCAACGCGCCTGACGAAGGCCACGGGTTTGCCAAGCCAGTCAACAACATGGCGATGATCGCCACGACTGAGAAATTCCTGGCGAAGTTCCTGGGCGGTCGTTTTCAGGAAGATGTGAAGCCGGAAGTGGCTGCGCGTCTGAAAGAAATCACGGTTGATGTGAAGACCGTGACGCTGCCGAAGAAGGTTGAAGCAACTGCGAGTGCGCCGAAACCCTCAGCAGACTTGCAACCCGGCTCTTACAGCTACAAAGCCGTGATCGAACTCAGCGGCCAATCCATTCCGCTGACGATTACGACTGACATCAAAGATGCAGGTGAGAACTGGGTGGTGACGGAGGTTATTGACACGCCTCAGGGCCAGCAAAAAGACGTCGCGACGATCCAAAAGAGCACTCTCGCGCTGAAGCATCGTTCGTTCACCCAGGGGCCGGTGACAATTGAGCTCGATTTCACGGGCAACAAGATCACCGGTACGATGAATGCGACCGGACAACCTCAGCCGATCGCCGTTGATCTGGAAGGACCGGTGTTTGTGAACGGTGCCGGTTCGTTCGACATCATTGCGCGGTTGCCGCTCGCGGCCGGCTATGCGACCACGTTCCGAACCTTTGACGTGCAGAAGCAGAAGGCCGGGTTGAAACAACTAAAGGTCGTCGGCGAGGAAAGCGTAACGGTTCCGGCGGGCAAGTTCGAGGCCTATAAACTTGAGATCGTCGCGGCTGACAACGATGCCGACAAGCAAACGATTTGGATCGCCAAGGACTCGCGCAAGGTCGTCAAGATAACTGCCACGCTTGTGAATCTGGGCGGAGCGTTATTGACCAGCGAGTTGAATCAGTAA
- a CDS encoding nitrilase-related carbon-nitrogen hydrolase has translation MPRKVKCGLIQATNAGPTDASIEEIIRLNVEKHVAMIEDAAKQGVQILCMQEVFTTPYFCAEQQTRWYDAVEKIPDGPTTKLMQDIARKHNMVIIVPIYEEEITGIYYNTAAVIDADGKYLGKYRKNHIPHVNPGFWEKFYFRPGNLGYPTFDTAYARIGVYICYDRHFPEGARALGLNGAEIVFNPSATVAGLSEYLWKLEQPAHAVANGYFVGAINRVGHEQPWDIGEFYGQSYFCDPRGQIIAQAPRDEDALVVADLDLDLIREVRNTWQFFRDRRPDSYGQLVAD, from the coding sequence ATGCCAAGAAAAGTAAAATGCGGATTGATTCAGGCAACGAATGCGGGGCCGACCGATGCGTCGATTGAAGAGATCATACGGCTCAACGTTGAAAAGCATGTCGCGATGATCGAAGACGCAGCGAAGCAGGGCGTCCAGATTCTTTGCATGCAGGAAGTCTTCACCACCCCTTACTTTTGCGCCGAGCAACAGACGCGCTGGTACGACGCGGTGGAGAAGATTCCCGACGGGCCGACGACGAAGTTGATGCAGGATATTGCTCGGAAGCACAACATGGTGATCATCGTGCCGATTTACGAGGAAGAGATCACCGGCATCTACTACAACACCGCGGCCGTGATCGATGCTGATGGCAAGTACCTGGGCAAGTACCGTAAGAATCACATCCCACACGTGAATCCCGGCTTCTGGGAAAAGTTCTACTTCCGCCCGGGCAATCTCGGATATCCAACGTTCGACACGGCGTATGCGCGTATCGGCGTTTATATCTGCTACGACCGCCACTTCCCGGAAGGCGCGCGCGCGCTGGGATTAAACGGCGCAGAGATAGTCTTCAATCCATCGGCGACTGTAGCAGGCTTGTCCGAATATCTTTGGAAGCTGGAACAACCCGCGCACGCCGTGGCGAACGGGTATTTCGTGGGCGCGATCAATCGCGTCGGACACGAGCAGCCCTGGGACATCGGCGAATTTTACGGCCAGAGTTATTTCTGCGATCCGCGCGGGCAAATCATCGCGCAAGCCCCGCGCGACGAAGACGCGCTCGTCGTCGCGGATTTGGATCTCGACCTGATTCGTGAAGTCCGCAACACGTGGCAGTTCTTTCGTGATAGACGGCCGGATTCGTACGGACAATTGGTGGCAGATTAG
- the hydA gene encoding dihydropyrimidinase produces the protein MKTLIRNGQIVTATDNYKADVLIEGEIVSVIGAKLDMEADLTIDASGKLLIPGGIDPHTHMELPFGGTTASDDFTTGTIAAAHGGTTTIIDFAVQYKGESLLQGVDNWHKKAEGKCAIDYGFHLITTELEDRQIEEMYTVMDEGVTSFKMFMAYPGVFLVDDATIFRAMSAAGQRGGLICMHAENGIVINEIIKHALAKGHTAPKYHALTRPTVAEAEGVHRAIAIAEMAEAPVYIVHLSCADALNQVRQARDRGIPAFAETCPQYLFLSIDDYGDGWDGAKYVMTPPLREKSNQDELWKGLKMDDLQVISTDHCPFCMKEQKELGKDDFTKIPNGAPGVEHRVPLIYTGVVENRISLNRFVELTSTAAAKMFGLFPKKGTIAVGSDADIVIFDANREQTISVKTHHMNVDYSAYEGRTIKGVVETVLSRGSVVIDKGDFKGKAGAGQFLKRGECVAI, from the coding sequence ATGAAAACACTCATTCGTAACGGCCAAATCGTAACCGCAACCGACAACTACAAAGCCGACGTCCTGATCGAAGGCGAAATTGTTTCCGTCATCGGCGCGAAGCTGGACATGGAAGCTGACTTGACCATCGACGCGAGCGGGAAGCTTCTCATTCCCGGCGGCATCGATCCGCACACGCACATGGAACTTCCCTTTGGCGGCACGACGGCCTCCGACGACTTCACTACCGGCACCATCGCGGCGGCGCACGGCGGCACCACGACCATTATCGACTTCGCCGTCCAGTACAAAGGCGAGTCGCTGCTGCAGGGCGTGGACAACTGGCACAAAAAAGCCGAGGGCAAGTGCGCGATCGATTACGGCTTTCACCTGATCACCACGGAACTCGAGGACCGGCAGATTGAAGAGATGTACACAGTCATGGACGAAGGCGTGACCAGCTTCAAGATGTTCATGGCTTATCCCGGCGTGTTCCTGGTCGATGACGCAACGATCTTTCGCGCGATGTCGGCCGCCGGGCAGCGAGGCGGCCTAATTTGCATGCATGCCGAGAATGGCATTGTCATCAACGAGATCATCAAACACGCCCTGGCCAAAGGCCACACCGCGCCGAAGTACCATGCGCTGACTCGCCCGACCGTTGCGGAAGCCGAAGGCGTGCATCGCGCGATTGCGATTGCGGAAATGGCCGAGGCTCCCGTTTACATCGTTCACTTGTCGTGCGCGGACGCTTTGAATCAGGTTCGCCAGGCGCGCGATCGTGGGATTCCGGCCTTTGCCGAAACCTGTCCGCAGTATCTTTTCCTTTCCATCGATGATTACGGTGATGGCTGGGACGGCGCGAAGTACGTGATGACGCCGCCGCTGCGCGAGAAATCAAATCAGGATGAGCTTTGGAAAGGTTTGAAGATGGACGACCTGCAAGTCATCTCAACCGACCACTGTCCGTTCTGCATGAAAGAGCAGAAGGAACTCGGCAAGGATGACTTCACCAAGATTCCGAACGGCGCGCCCGGCGTCGAACATCGCGTGCCGCTGATTTACACCGGCGTGGTGGAGAATCGCATCTCGCTGAACCGTTTTGTTGAGCTCACCTCGACTGCCGCGGCGAAGATGTTCGGGCTGTTTCCCAAGAAGGGCACAATCGCCGTGGGGTCTGACGCGGACATCGTAATTTTCGACGCCAATAGAGAACAGACCATCAGTGTGAAAACCCATCACATGAACGTCGATTACAGTGCTTATGAAGGCCGGACCATCAAAGGCGTCGTCGAAACAGTCCTTTCACGCGGCTCAGTCGTGATCGACAAAGGCGATTTTAAAGGCAAGGCCGGCGCGGGCCAGTTTCTGAAACGCGGCGAGTGTGTGGCAATCTAA
- a CDS encoding RidA family protein, which translates to MTDRERISSGAKWESIVGYSRAVKVGSRIYVTGTTAIDDQGELVAVDDAYGQAKQCLTNIEKALQRLGAGFEHVVRTRMFVTDISRWEEYGRAHGEVFSSIMPATTMVEVSALIDPRMLIEIEADAEI; encoded by the coding sequence ATGACTGACCGAGAACGAATCTCATCCGGCGCGAAATGGGAGTCGATTGTTGGCTATTCACGCGCGGTGAAAGTCGGCAGCCGAATCTACGTCACCGGCACTACCGCCATCGATGATCAGGGTGAACTGGTTGCTGTCGACGATGCTTATGGCCAAGCGAAGCAATGCCTGACCAACATCGAAAAGGCTTTGCAGCGTCTCGGGGCAGGATTCGAACACGTGGTGCGCACGCGCATGTTCGTCACCGACATTTCGCGGTGGGAAGAATACGGCCGCGCGCACGGAGAAGTCTTTAGCAGCATCATGCCGGCCACGACAATGGTTGAGGTGAGTGCGCTAATCGATCCGCGAATGCTGATTGAAATAGAGGCGGACGCAGAAATATGA